In Lineus longissimus chromosome 13, tnLinLong1.2, whole genome shotgun sequence, one genomic interval encodes:
- the LOC135497684 gene encoding uncharacterized protein LOC135497684: MATHTRIRKSRGAYRGQISKSITKAETITSIELTEDHLDQLTAVEQHITKAFEQVKKLDAELLEITKDDDVAEVIVEADDHNAEVEEYLLKLKRHIERQTHKKKPTPTPAVVPPKAKTVRLPKLSLASFDGDLLKWQSFYDSFAASVHSYPDLDGFHKFQYLNAQLTGEASRVIQGLALTNANYAHALELLRNRYGQPHKLSSAYMKALWDLPKPSGEFTGLRHFYDTLEILIRGLDTLGKSENTYGDLLVPIVLEKLPGSIRQQLARTHGSSDWKLKDLRKNLLKEIEAIEEGNVTSYTTPSAISSSTAAFHTDTKPFHKTCAFCKDASHYSVNCKTVIDHDKRQQIVNRDRLCFNCLGNHKIKDCKSKRTCRHCSRKHHTSLCRSTNTGSETLMTQSTTCTDNEVKACRNTTQVHAKSVSAGDVNVGGLSKSGTVLLKTAIAEISSGSNTYTATILFDEGATRSFITKDFARKLDITTEGSQKIQLAAFGGKPSHVKSYDKVSFAVHTITGGKMDISALVVPKISAPIKNFVNASLLDLPHLRELPFAHPVSNVDSFEISVLIGADFYWDFVMDHVIRGPGPTAVQSKLGYLLSGPIYKESHESNTTILHIATNILDEKTKLQEYWDLETIGIKDDPSDLCKSMDFESYCETHLRFEDNGYIARLPWKAEYPPLPTNYDVCVRRTRNMIRKLSPDLRKMYNDIIQDQTRRDFIEEVPIDDVACGHYLPHRPVKKDSATTPIRIVYDCSCKVGEGASLNDCLETGPPLQNDLAAILVRFRLHHYALATDIEKAFLNVGLDAEDRKFTKFLWLTDSNDPNSAFKVYQFKVVLFGAVCSPFILNATVRSHLDKHESPVAADMKDNIYVDNVASGAESTHDTVKYYQESRKVMKSGGFNLRAWSSNCPELRKLAEADNVYNPDRIANVLGLDWDTEQDILRYSKRKIEPSIDNLVTKREVVQVTSSIYDPPGLLSPVHVMAKIFIQELWTHKLDWDEPLPDELNHTWRRLSQELSTVTQSCAIDRKYFDCQNTSNDLYELHVFADASPKAYGAVAYLKCGGCTSLVMAKTRVAPIKPISLPRLELMAALIGSRLLNYLHRDLKQLINIEHAFLWSDSQIVLHWIHSEKKLPLFVENRVREIRACQVITRFKYCPTKDNPVDILTRGMNASDLQNAILWWNGPHWLRTSEWPQCELFDGKSHTMDTDNADHDPVVIVTNAVGEPDVDMRITNVIDPERYSSYTKLLRISALVLRFVANAKKNPQLQNVGPLTAGEIQDAETMWIKHVQRQSYGDEIKTLMSKPAELKQLFESESVKTYLANRRVEWLFIPKRAPWYGGFWERLIGLTKTALKKVLGRRFLTLDELQTVLTEIEAILNDRPITYLSSDTDDLQPLTPSHFLHGRPLSTVPHELYDTDELRDPTFGSQSELQRRAVLMASVQAQFWNRWSQAYLAALRERDRNCDYMPKTYNADQPESQESNVSTPPMKGSPMNIKTLKDGSSGRRVT; encoded by the exons ATGGCAACGCACACTAGAATTCGCAAGTCAAGAGGCGCGTACCGCGGACAAATCTCGAAGTCCATCACGAAAGCCGAAACGATCACCAGTATAGAATTAACAGAAGACCATCTAGATCAACTCACAGCAGTCGAACAACATATAACTAAGGCATTCGAGCAAGTTAAGAAGTTAGATGCTGAGCTGCTTGAAATTACTAAGGACGACGACGTAGCAGAGGTAATCGTAGAGGCTGACGACCATAACGCTGAAGTTGAGGAATACCTCCTGAAACTCAAAAGACATATTGAGAGacaaacacacaaaaaaaagCCAACGCCCACTCCCGCAGTTGTACCACCGAAGGCGAAGACCGTCCGACTTCCTAAACTAAGCCTGGCGTCATTCGATGGGGATTTACTCAAGTGGCAGAGCTTTTATGACAGTTTCGCAGCATCGGTGCATAGTTACCCAGACTTAGACGGTTTCCATAAATTCCAGTACCTAAATGCTCAGCTTACAGGAGAAGCATCTCGTGTTATTCAAGGACTAGCATTAACTAATGCAAACTATGCACACGCCCTGGAACTATTACGAAACCGTTACGGACAACCGCATAAACTTTCTAGTGCATACATGAAAGCTTTATGGGACCTCCCTAAGCCAAGTGGTGAATTCACTGGATTACGTCACTTCTATGACACTCTTGAAATTCTTATTCGTGGATTAGATACCCTGGGAAAGTCAGAGAATACCTACGGTGACCTGTTAGTACCTATCGTCCTTGAGAAGCTTCCAGGATCTATTCGACAACAATTGGCAAGAACCCACGGTAGTAGTGATTGGAAGTTGAAAGACTTACGAAAGaatcttttgaaagaaatcgAAGCTATTGAAGAAGGAAATGTGACCAGTTACACAACTCCCAGTGCTATCTCGTCTTCAACTGCAGCTTTCCATACGGATACTAAACCGTTTCATAAGACATGCGCATTCTGTAAGGACGCTTCACATTATTCGGTGAATTGCAAGACAGTAATAGATCATGACAAACGTCAACAAATCGTAAATCGAGATCGTCTTTGCTTTAACTGCCTTGGCAATCACAAAATAAAGGACTGTAAGTCGAAACGAACATGTCGCCACTGTAGTCGGAAACATCACACGTCCCTCTGTAGGTCAACCAATACGGGATCCGAAACATTAATGACGCAATCAACTACGTGTACGGATAACGAAGTTAAAGCCTGTCGAAATACGACGCAAGTTCACGCTAAGTCGGTGTCAGCAGGTGACGTCAATGTTGGCGGTTTGTCGAAGTCGGGAACAGTTTTACTGAAAACAGCCATTGCTGAAATCTCTTCTGGATCAAATACTTATACAGCGACGATACTTTTCGACGAAGGCGCAACACGATCGTTTATAACGAAGGATTTCGCACGAAAGTTGGATATCACGACGGAGGGATCGCAGAAAATTCAACTTGCTGCATTCGGTGGCAAACCTTCTCATGTCAAATCCTACGATAAGGTGTCATTCGCAGTGCATACGATCACCGGTGGAAAGATGGATATTTCAGCACTTGTAGTTCCAAAAATTTCCGCTCCCATCAAAAACTTCGTTAATGCTTCACTCTTGGATTTACCTCACCTACGGGAATTACCTTTCGCTCATCCAGTTTCCAATGTGGATTCGTTCGAGATATCGGTTCTCATCGGGGCCGATTTCTATTGGGATTTCGTGATGGATCACGTAATACGAGGCCCTGGACCCACTGCAGTGCAGTCCAAGCTCGGTTACTTACTCTCTGGCCCGATATACAAGGAATCTCATGAATCGAACACTACGATACTACACATAGCTACTAATATTCTCGATGAGAAAACCAAACTTCAGGAATATTGGGATTTAGAAACGATAGGTATCAAAGATGACCCATCTGACCTATGCAAGTCAATGGATTTTGAGTCATACTGTGAAACGCATTTACGGTTTGAGGACAACGGCTACATTGCAAGACTTCCGTGGAAAGCAGAATATCCACCCTTGCCAACGAATTATGACGTGTGCGTGCGACGTACACGAAATATGATTCGAAAGCTATCACCCGACTTACGCAAGATGTACAATGACATTATCCAGGATCAAACCAGACGTGACTTCATTGAAGAAGTTCCCATAGATGATGTAGCCTGTGGTCACTATCTCCCACATAGGCCAGTCAAGAAAGATTCAGCTACAACTCCAATAAGAATAGTATACGACTGTAGCTGTAAAGTTGGTGAAGGAGCCAGCCTTAATGACTGTTTAGAGACTGGACCGCCACTTCAGAACGATCTTGCTGCAATCCTTGTTAGATTTCGCCTACATCACTACGCTCTAGCAACTGACATTGAAAAGGCGTTTCTGAACGTTGGGCTTGACGCAGAGGATCGGAAGTTTACAAAATTTCTGTGGTTGACGGATAGTAACGACCCAAACAGTGCCTTCAAGGTGTACCAGTTTAAAGTGGTGCTTTTCGGAGCAGTGTGCTCACCTTTTATTCTAAACGCCACTGTCAGGTCACACTTAGACAAACACGAATCCCCAGTTGCAGCCGATATGAAGGACAATATCTATGTTGACAATGTAGCGAGTGGAGCTGAAAGCACACATGACACTGTGAAATACTACCAGGAATCCAGAAAGGTAATGAAATCTGGTGGATTCAATCTCCGAGCATGGTCGTCCAATTGCCCTGAACTTCGGAAATTGGCTGAAGCAGACAACGTTTACAACCCAGATCGAATTGCTAATGTGCTTGGACTAGACTGGGATACTGAACAGGACATTCTGCGATATTCAAAGCGGAAAATTGAACCTTCAATAGACAATCTGGTGACAAAACGTGAAGTTGTTCAAGTTACAAGCAGTATCTATGATCCACCTGGACTTCTGTCTCCAGTACATGTTATGGCTAAGATATTTATACAAGAGCTATGGACACACAAGTTAGATTGGGACGAACCGCTGCCGGACGAGCTTAACCATACTTGGAGAAGGTTGAGTCAGGAGCTGTCAACCGTGACACAATCATGTGCCATTGATCGCAAATACTTCGATTGTCAAAACACTAGCAACGATTTGTATGAGCTTCATGTATTTGCAGACGCGAGCCCAAAGGCCTACGGGGCTGTTGCATATTTGAAATGTGGCGGATGCACTTCACTTGTGATGGCAAAAACTCGGGTTGCGCCGATCAAACCCATCTCGCTGCCTAGATTAGAGCTAATGGCCGCTTTAATCGGATCACGTTTACTGAACTATCTTCACAGAGACCTCAAACAACTGATCAACATTGAACATGCATTCCTTTGGTCGGACAGTCAGATAGTTCTACACTGGATACACAGTGAGAAAAAGCTGCCTTTATTCGTTGAGAACCGTGTAAGAGAAATACGTGCTTGCCAAGTCATAACCAGATTCAAATACTGTCCCACAAAGGATAACCCTGTCGATATTCTTACTCGGGGAATGAATGCATCAGATCTTCAAAACGCCATACTCTGGTGGAACGGTCCACACTGGCTTAGAACTTCTGAGTGGCCACAATGCGAGCTATTCGATGGTAAATCGCATACAATGGATACTGACAACGCTGATCATGATCCGGTCGTCATTGTAACCAACGCAGTCGGTGAACCTGATGTAGACATGCGCATCACCAACGTAATCGACCCCGAACGTTACAGTTCGTATACGAAACTGTTGCGCATCAGTGCTCTCGTACTCAGATTTGTTGCAAATGCGAAAAAAAATCCCCAACTACAAAACGTTGGACCGCTCACGGCAGGTGAAATTCAAGACGCAGAAACAATGTGGATTAAACATGTTCAACGTCAGAGCTACGGAGATGAGATCAAGACGTTAATGTCAAAAC CTGCAGAACTCAAGCAGTTGTTTGAATCTGAATCAGTTAAAACCTATTTAGCTAACCGCCGTGTTGAATGGTTGTTCATACCGAAACGGGCACCTTGGTACGGTGGTTTTTGGGAACGGTTGATTGGGTTGACAAAGACAGCCTTGAAAAAGGTGCTGGGCCGCCGTTTCTTAACGCTTGATGAGTTACAGACTGTCCTCACCGAGATTGAGGCCATACTCAATGACCGACCGATCACATACCTGTCCTCAGATACTGATGATTTACAACCGCTTACGCCATCGCATTTTTTACATGGTAGACCACTGTCTACTGTTCCTCATGAGTTGTACGATACTGATGAGTTGCGTGACCCAACGTTTGGCAGTCAGTCAGAATTGCAACGACGCGCTGTGTTGATGGCCAGTGTGCAAGCACAGTTTTGGAACCGGTGGTCACAAGCGTACCTAGCGGCTTTACGTGAAAGAGATCGCAATTGTG ATTATATGCCTAAGACATACAACGCTGACCAGCCAGAATCGCAGGAGAGCAACGTGAGCACCCCACCAATGAAAGGCTCGCCGATGAATATAAAAACACTGAAAGATGGAAGTAGTGGAAGGAGGGTGACTTGA